The following coding sequences lie in one Halorhabdus rudnickae genomic window:
- a CDS encoding thiamine pyrophosphate-dependent enzyme, whose protein sequence is MSAFSAIGDDREIEREEFTPGIEPQATWCPGCGDFSVLKALKQAMPEVGRTPEEVLTVTGIGCSSKLNSYFNSYGFHSIHGRSLPIARAAKLANPDLEVIAAGGDGDGYGIGGNHFIHTARENHDMTYIVFNNEIFGLTKGQTSPTSPKGHKSKTQPHGSAKDPIRPLSLGLTAGASYVARTAATNPNQAAEILAEAIEHDGFAHVDFLTQCPTWNKDAKSYVPYTDVQESDDYDFDITDREEAAQMMYEVESKLYEGEVLTGRFYVDEDRPSYTEEKKATGEMPDEPLAEKYFDEDADWKRSYDLLEHHT, encoded by the coding sequence ATGAGTGCATTCAGTGCAATCGGCGATGATCGCGAGATCGAACGCGAAGAGTTTACACCCGGTATCGAACCGCAGGCGACCTGGTGTCCGGGCTGCGGTGACTTCAGTGTCCTCAAAGCACTGAAACAGGCGATGCCGGAAGTCGGTCGGACTCCCGAAGAAGTATTGACAGTCACGGGGATCGGCTGTTCGAGCAAGCTCAACTCCTACTTCAACTCCTATGGCTTTCACTCGATCCACGGCCGGTCGCTCCCGATCGCCCGTGCAGCCAAGCTGGCCAACCCGGACCTCGAAGTGATCGCCGCCGGCGGTGACGGCGACGGCTACGGCATCGGTGGCAACCACTTCATCCACACGGCCCGTGAGAATCACGACATGACCTACATCGTGTTCAACAACGAGATCTTCGGGCTAACGAAAGGCCAGACCTCCCCGACCAGTCCGAAGGGCCACAAGTCAAAGACCCAGCCCCACGGCTCCGCGAAAGATCCGATCCGACCGCTGAGTCTCGGACTGACTGCCGGGGCGTCCTACGTCGCACGGACGGCCGCAACGAACCCCAACCAGGCGGCTGAGATCCTGGCGGAAGCGATCGAACACGACGGGTTCGCTCACGTCGACTTCCTGACGCAGTGTCCGACCTGGAACAAAGACGCCAAGTCCTACGTCCCATACACGGACGTCCAGGAGTCCGATGACTACGACTTCGACATCACCGACCGCGAAGAGGCGGCCCAAATGATGTACGAGGTCGAGTCGAAACTCTACGAGGGTGAAGTCCTCACCGGTCGATTCTACGTCGACGAGGACCGCCCCTCCTACACGGAAGAGAAGAAAGCCACCGGCGAGATGCCCGACGAGCCACTGGCCGAGAAGTACTTCGACGAGGACGCCGACTGGAAGCGCAGCTACGATCTACTCGAACATCACACCTGA
- the lrpA1 gene encoding HTH-type transcriptional regulator LrpA1, translating to MSAEATAERLLDVLEDDAQASYAEIADRVGVSKPTVRKYITQLEDDGVIVGYSADVDPKKLPGESIAIVGIDVESEAYVEVTRALKEVEAIEAMYTSSGDHTVMAEVRATDGDALGDVINDDIEALDGVVAVHPSFLQERLK from the coding sequence ATGAGCGCTGAAGCGACGGCCGAGCGTCTCCTGGATGTCCTCGAGGACGACGCCCAGGCATCCTACGCCGAGATCGCAGACCGGGTGGGCGTCTCGAAGCCGACGGTCCGGAAGTACATCACACAACTCGAAGACGACGGCGTCATCGTCGGGTACTCTGCGGACGTCGATCCGAAGAAACTGCCCGGTGAGAGCATCGCTATCGTCGGGATCGACGTCGAGAGCGAGGCCTACGTCGAGGTGACCCGCGCCCTCAAGGAGGTCGAGGCGATCGAGGCGATGTATACCTCAAGCGGCGACCACACCGTCATGGCCGAGGTGCGAGCGACCGATGGGGACGCGCTGGGTGATGTCATCAACGACGATATCGAAGCCCTTGATGGGGTCGTAGCCGTCCATCCATCGTTCCTGCAGGAACGGCTGAAGTGA
- a CDS encoding DHH family phosphoesterase has translation MHTRLVAGCGSLGETLVGTLAERPGRTVVVREAEAEYGQVETSAIEVIEGDPSDPEILGAVDGVETVIVSGEDPSRNLAVARATREVYPSAFLLAYIGSEASADTRAALGELADRIVDPRAALASYLTDRVGTGGNSIHALQSVLRDIEGELAIMTHDNPDPDAIASALALERIADRLGCPAQVCYYGSINHQENQAMVNLLEYDLRKLEPAEDLSAFGGFALVDHARPGVNDGLPEETDIDVVIDHHPPRGPVAARFTDLRSDVGATSTLLVDYYRRLGIEPAEDIATGLLFGIRVDTDEFSREVSVADFEAGAFLLPHADVGALERIENPNVSSATLETIAEAIVSRERYGSVLLSGVGQITDRDTLAQAADRLLNLEAVTTTLVYGIKEGTIYVSARARGTDLDLGEALRAAFDQVGSAGGHADMAGAQIKLGVMEWVEEGEQSLREVVDGLVTDRFLEVLEMHPSQISLGTYGTGADTADSLSNSLSMESPGTPTDDGLSRDNPDNETSEDTGERGRWIGDDEPD, from the coding sequence ATGCACACCCGGCTGGTGGCGGGCTGTGGGTCCTTGGGAGAGACGCTGGTCGGCACGCTGGCCGAGCGTCCGGGACGGACTGTTGTGGTTCGGGAAGCGGAGGCCGAGTACGGTCAGGTGGAGACGTCCGCCATCGAGGTGATCGAGGGAGACCCGAGCGACCCCGAGATACTCGGAGCCGTCGACGGCGTCGAGACGGTGATCGTATCGGGCGAGGATCCGTCACGGAACCTCGCGGTAGCGAGGGCCACCCGCGAGGTCTACCCCAGTGCGTTCTTGCTCGCTTACATCGGGTCCGAGGCCTCGGCGGACACGCGAGCCGCCTTGGGGGAACTGGCGGATCGAATCGTCGATCCGCGCGCGGCGCTGGCGAGCTACCTGACCGATCGCGTCGGGACCGGTGGGAACTCGATACACGCGCTCCAGTCGGTCCTGAGGGACATCGAGGGCGAACTCGCGATCATGACCCACGACAACCCGGATCCGGACGCCATCGCCAGCGCACTTGCACTGGAACGGATCGCCGATCGGCTGGGTTGTCCCGCGCAGGTGTGTTACTATGGATCGATCAACCACCAGGAGAACCAGGCGATGGTCAACCTTCTGGAGTACGACCTCCGGAAACTCGAGCCCGCAGAAGACCTCTCTGCCTTCGGCGGGTTCGCGCTGGTCGATCACGCCAGACCCGGAGTCAACGACGGGCTACCCGAGGAGACTGACATCGACGTCGTGATCGATCACCATCCGCCACGAGGGCCAGTCGCCGCCCGGTTCACGGACCTCCGAAGCGATGTGGGCGCGACGAGTACGCTGCTGGTGGATTATTACCGTCGGCTCGGGATCGAGCCCGCGGAAGACATCGCGACCGGGTTGCTGTTCGGGATCCGGGTCGACACCGACGAGTTCAGCCGTGAAGTGTCGGTCGCCGACTTCGAAGCGGGTGCGTTCCTGTTGCCTCACGCCGACGTCGGTGCCTTAGAACGCATCGAGAACCCGAACGTGAGTTCTGCCACGCTGGAGACGATCGCGGAGGCGATCGTCAGCCGGGAGCGTTACGGGTCGGTCCTGTTGAGCGGGGTCGGACAGATAACCGACCGAGACACGCTCGCACAGGCTGCCGACCGGCTTCTCAACCTCGAGGCGGTCACGACGACGCTCGTCTACGGGATCAAAGAGGGGACAATCTACGTCTCGGCTCGTGCCCGCGGGACGGATCTCGATCTCGGCGAGGCGCTGCGGGCGGCCTTCGACCAGGTCGGCAGCGCGGGCGGACACGCGGACATGGCCGGCGCTCAGATCAAACTCGGGGTCATGGAGTGGGTCGAAGAGGGCGAGCAATCCCTCCGGGAAGTCGTCGATGGACTCGTCACCGACCGGTTCCTTGAAGTCCTCGAGATGCACCCCTCTCAGATCTCACTGGGCACGTACGGGACCGGGGCTGACACCGCCGATTCGCTGAGCAACAGCTTGTCGATGGAGAGCCCTGGCACCCCCACCGACGACGGGCTATCAAGAGATAATCCGGACAACGAGACCAGCGAAGACACGGGCGAGCGTGGCCGCTGGATCGGCGATGACGAACCGGACTAA
- a CDS encoding CBS domain-containing protein has translation MDSAEDSPTVEEYMTHEVATVAPEDTVEEVARRIRERGDHSGFPVCTGGEVRGFVSASDLLLAEETSSIEDVMSTDLMVGHPEMDVDDAARVILRSGIQRLPVVDDDRTLVGIITNTDVLRSQIERATPDKVEQLMETIEAVHGVDASQERRVVALANLTPTQTKVYGDELEGRMYEIERGLAEPLVVIDNAGDLLLADGHHRTTAASELGIEEMEAYVIVVDEPVELEMEKTAIEENLKSIEDITIVDYARHPLVETTERLKEDE, from the coding sequence ATGGACAGTGCTGAGGACTCGCCGACCGTCGAAGAGTACATGACCCACGAGGTCGCGACGGTCGCCCCCGAGGACACAGTCGAAGAGGTAGCCCGGCGGATCCGGGAACGCGGCGATCACAGCGGCTTTCCGGTCTGTACCGGCGGAGAAGTCCGCGGATTCGTGAGCGCGAGCGACCTCCTGCTCGCCGAGGAGACATCGTCGATCGAGGACGTGATGTCCACCGATCTGATGGTCGGGCACCCGGAGATGGATGTCGACGACGCTGCCCGTGTCATCCTCCGGTCGGGTATCCAGCGCCTGCCGGTCGTCGACGACGACAGGACGCTCGTCGGAATTATCACGAACACGGACGTCCTGCGGAGCCAGATCGAGCGCGCGACGCCCGACAAGGTCGAACAACTGATGGAGACCATCGAGGCGGTCCACGGCGTTGACGCCAGTCAGGAGCGCCGGGTTGTCGCCCTCGCGAACCTCACGCCGACCCAGACGAAAGTCTACGGCGACGAACTCGAAGGGCGGATGTACGAGATCGAACGTGGACTGGCCGAGCCCCTGGTCGTCATCGACAACGCCGGCGACCTCCTCCTGGCGGACGGTCATCACCGGACCACTGCCGCTTCGGAACTCGGCATCGAGGAGATGGAGGCGTACGTCATCGTCGTCGACGAACCGGTCGAACTCGAGATGGAGAAGACGGCCATCGAAGAGAACTTGAAATCGATCGAGGACATCACGATCGTCGACTACGCCAGACACCCGCTGGTGGAGACAACAGAGCGTCTCAAAGAGGACGAGTAG
- the acs gene encoding acetate--CoA ligase — translation MNENEDLGLEARLPDQEYYRPPTTFVGDANVTDPSVYERFDGFPEGFTEYGELLTWDEHWDEVFDGSDPPFFEWFVGGSLNASVNCVDRHLEERKNQAALIWEGEGGAQRTITYQDLYRRINEMAAVLKEVGVSEDDVVTLHLPMVPALPITMLACARIGAVHSVVFAGFSAQALADRLEDADSDVLVTIDGYYRRGEWLDHKAKADEALEDERTDVETALLWSRHDDLHEGVELTGEDPYVLVDDVLAEKRGAHVEPVAREAEDPLFLMYTSGTTGKPKGCQHRTGGYLAYAAGTSKYVLDIEPTDTYWCAADIGWITGHSYIVYGPLALGTTSVMYEGTPDYPDKSRLWEIAERYDVDIFHTSPTAIRQFMKWGEQHLAGHDFDFRHLTTVGEPIQPEAWQWYYTHVGDGDAVIVDTWWQTETGGHLITNLPALADMKPGSAGRPCPGIEPALYEDDGTPIEPATGRAGNLVIERPWPGMLQTVYGDDERFIAEYWQRFSDTDSDDWRDWVYETGDGAVHGQDGYYRVLGRLDDVMNVAGHRLGTMELESAVAEVEAVAEAAVVAREDVERGHVPDVYVVLRDGIEQSEDVRQQVISSVEDEIGAFARPDRVLFVSDLPKTRSGKIMRRVLENISNSEELGDTTTLRDPSVPDQIRQQVQTNGGESPRS, via the coding sequence ATGAACGAAAATGAGGATTTAGGACTAGAAGCACGGTTGCCAGACCAAGAGTACTATCGACCGCCGACGACGTTCGTCGGGGACGCGAACGTCACGGACCCCAGCGTCTACGAGCGTTTCGATGGGTTCCCCGAGGGATTCACGGAGTACGGCGAACTGCTCACCTGGGACGAGCACTGGGACGAAGTGTTCGACGGCAGCGACCCTCCCTTCTTCGAGTGGTTCGTCGGTGGGTCGTTGAACGCATCGGTCAATTGCGTAGACCGGCACCTCGAGGAGCGCAAAAACCAGGCCGCCCTGATCTGGGAGGGCGAGGGCGGAGCCCAACGGACGATTACCTATCAGGATCTCTACCGGCGAATCAACGAGATGGCGGCAGTCCTCAAAGAGGTCGGCGTCTCCGAGGACGACGTGGTCACGCTACACCTCCCGATGGTCCCAGCCCTGCCGATCACGATGCTCGCGTGTGCCCGAATCGGGGCGGTCCACTCGGTCGTCTTCGCAGGCTTCTCGGCACAGGCGCTGGCCGACCGTCTCGAGGACGCTGATAGTGACGTGCTCGTGACGATCGACGGCTACTACCGCCGCGGAGAGTGGCTCGATCACAAGGCGAAGGCCGACGAAGCACTCGAAGACGAGAGGACGGACGTTGAGACGGCACTCCTGTGGTCGCGACACGACGACCTCCACGAGGGGGTCGAACTCACCGGCGAAGACCCCTACGTCCTCGTCGACGATGTCCTCGCCGAGAAGCGCGGCGCTCACGTCGAACCCGTCGCCCGTGAGGCCGAGGACCCCCTGTTCCTGATGTACACCTCGGGGACGACGGGCAAACCCAAAGGCTGTCAACACCGGACTGGTGGGTATCTGGCCTATGCTGCGGGCACTTCGAAGTACGTACTGGACATCGAACCGACGGACACCTACTGGTGTGCGGCGGACATCGGCTGGATCACCGGCCACTCCTACATCGTCTATGGGCCGTTAGCACTGGGCACGACCAGCGTCATGTACGAAGGGACCCCGGACTACCCCGACAAATCGCGGCTTTGGGAGATCGCCGAACGCTACGACGTCGACATCTTCCACACCTCGCCGACGGCGATCCGGCAGTTCATGAAGTGGGGCGAGCAACACCTCGCCGGCCACGACTTCGACTTCCGGCACCTCACGACGGTCGGCGAGCCGATCCAGCCAGAGGCCTGGCAGTGGTACTACACGCACGTCGGCGACGGGGACGCGGTGATCGTCGACACGTGGTGGCAAACCGAGACCGGGGGCCACCTCATCACGAACTTACCGGCGCTGGCGGACATGAAGCCGGGGAGTGCCGGGCGGCCGTGTCCCGGAATCGAACCCGCGCTCTACGAGGACGACGGGACACCGATCGAACCCGCGACCGGCCGGGCGGGTAACCTCGTGATCGAGCGGCCGTGGCCGGGGATGCTCCAGACGGTCTACGGGGACGACGAGCGGTTCATCGCGGAGTACTGGCAACGGTTCTCGGATACCGACAGCGACGACTGGCGAGACTGGGTCTACGAGACTGGCGATGGAGCCGTCCACGGTCAAGACGGCTACTATCGAGTCCTGGGCCGGCTCGACGACGTGATGAACGTCGCCGGCCACCGCCTCGGAACAATGGAACTGGAGAGTGCCGTCGCCGAGGTCGAGGCAGTCGCCGAGGCCGCCGTGGTCGCCCGCGAAGACGTCGAGCGCGGCCACGTCCCCGATGTCTACGTCGTGCTCAGGGACGGGATCGAACAGAGCGAGGACGTTCGCCAGCAGGTGATTTCGTCTGTCGAGGACGAGATCGGTGCCTTCGCGCGCCCGGACCGCGTGCTGTTCGTCTCGGACCTGCCCAAGACCCGCTCGGGGAAGATCATGCGCCGCGTGCTCGAAAACATCTCCAACAGCGAGGAACTCGGCGACACGACGACGCTTCGAGACCCTTCTGTCCCCGATCAGATCCGCCAGCAGGTCCAGACGAACGGTGGCGAGTCACCGCGGTCGTAG
- a CDS encoding DUF7520 family protein: MSVTTAIRGRRVVLIVYLVVVTIAGLMGAILGATRPDVVDPVLFGVFPLPPSVLGMAVYGMVTVGLAIGVLLVAVSYVATRFDTHEPGGE, translated from the coding sequence ATGTCAGTAACCACCGCCATCCGTGGGCGACGGGTCGTCTTGATCGTCTACCTCGTCGTGGTCACAATCGCGGGACTGATGGGTGCGATCCTCGGTGCGACACGGCCCGATGTCGTCGACCCGGTCCTGTTCGGCGTTTTTCCGTTACCGCCGTCGGTACTTGGCATGGCCGTCTACGGGATGGTGACGGTCGGTCTTGCCATTGGCGTGCTATTGGTCGCCGTCTCCTACGTCGCCACCCGGTTCGACACGCACGAGCCAGGCGGCGAATGA
- a CDS encoding cbb3-type cytochrome c oxidase subunit I has translation MAGQQLALTVLMGLVLVGVATLLTRLEDWRRYTAMAGGAVTVGEESGYGHREKPGGVFRWLTTVDHKDIGILYGVFALVSLAIGGIMVLIMRLELLTPASDVVSPQFYNALLTSHGITMLFLFGTPILAAFGNYFIPLLIGADDMAFPRINAIAFWLLPFGALLIWAGFLIPGIAPSQTSWTMYTPLSVEQAHFGTDLMLLGLHLTGISATMGAINFIVTIFTERGEGVNWANLDIFSWTMLTQSGIILFAFPLLGSAIVMLLLDRNLGTMFYAIGEGGGPILWQNLFWFFGHPEVYILVLPPMGLVSYILPRFAGRKLFGFKFVVYSTLAIGVLSFGVWAHHMFATGIDPRLRASFMAVSLAIAVPSAVKTFNWITTMWNGRIRLAAPMLFCIGFVSNFIIGGVTGVFLAAIPIDLVLTDTYYVVGHFHYIIMGAIAFAVFAGIYYWFPIFTGKMYQRTLAKWHFWLSMIGTNVTFFAMLLLGYLEMPRRYAAYEFDPAVAPLDAITLLHQAATVGAVILLIGQLIFVWNVVQSWLEAPAVTDEDPWDLKDDGLFTREFGWHADRLALPDGGEEEAMTDGGETETDQ, from the coding sequence ATGGCAGGACAGCAGCTCGCACTGACGGTGTTGATGGGGCTGGTCCTCGTCGGGGTGGCCACACTCCTCACGCGTCTCGAGGACTGGCGGCGCTACACGGCCATGGCGGGCGGCGCCGTCACCGTCGGCGAGGAGAGCGGGTACGGCCATCGCGAAAAGCCCGGGGGCGTATTCAGGTGGCTCACGACCGTCGATCACAAGGACATCGGTATTCTGTACGGCGTCTTCGCACTCGTCTCGTTGGCCATCGGTGGCATCATGGTGCTCATCATGCGGTTGGAATTACTGACTCCCGCATCGGACGTGGTCAGCCCACAGTTCTACAACGCCTTGCTGACGAGTCACGGGATCACCATGCTGTTTCTGTTCGGGACGCCGATCCTCGCGGCGTTCGGTAACTACTTCATCCCGCTGTTGATCGGTGCCGACGACATGGCGTTTCCACGAATCAACGCCATCGCTTTCTGGCTGTTGCCCTTCGGCGCGCTCCTCATCTGGGCTGGGTTCCTGATTCCGGGGATCGCCCCGTCACAGACCAGCTGGACGATGTACACCCCCCTGTCGGTCGAACAGGCCCACTTCGGCACCGATCTCATGTTGCTAGGGTTGCACCTCACGGGCATCTCGGCGACGATGGGGGCGATCAACTTCATCGTGACAATATTCACCGAACGCGGTGAGGGTGTCAACTGGGCGAACCTGGACATCTTCTCCTGGACGATGCTCACCCAGTCGGGGATCATCCTCTTCGCGTTCCCGCTGTTGGGTAGTGCGATCGTCATGCTGTTGCTGGATCGGAATCTCGGGACGATGTTCTACGCGATCGGTGAGGGCGGCGGTCCGATCCTCTGGCAGAACCTCTTTTGGTTCTTCGGCCATCCGGAGGTGTACATCCTCGTGCTTCCGCCGATGGGGCTGGTCAGTTACATCCTCCCTCGCTTTGCCGGCCGGAAGCTCTTCGGCTTCAAGTTCGTCGTCTACTCGACGCTGGCCATCGGCGTCCTCTCCTTTGGCGTCTGGGCCCACCACATGTTCGCGACCGGGATCGACCCGCGCTTGCGAGCCTCGTTCATGGCCGTCTCCTTGGCGATAGCAGTGCCCAGTGCAGTGAAGACGTTCAACTGGATCACGACGATGTGGAACGGTCGGATCAGGCTCGCGGCACCGATGCTGTTCTGTATCGGCTTCGTCTCGAACTTCATCATCGGCGGCGTGACCGGGGTCTTCCTGGCAGCGATCCCGATCGACCTGGTGTTGACTGATACGTACTACGTCGTCGGGCACTTCCACTACATCATCATGGGCGCGATCGCCTTCGCAGTGTTCGCGGGCATTTACTACTGGTTCCCCATCTTCACCGGGAAGATGTACCAGCGCACGCTGGCGAAGTGGCACTTCTGGCTGTCGATGATCGGGACCAACGTGACCTTCTTCGCCATGTTGCTGCTGGGGTACCTGGAGATGCCCCGGCGGTACGCGGCCTACGAGTTCGATCCGGCGGTCGCACCGCTCGACGCGATCACACTGCTCCACCAGGCGGCAACGGTCGGGGCCGTCATTCTTCTGATCGGCCAGCTGATCTTCGTCTGGAACGTCGTCCAGTCCTGGCTGGAAGCGCCAGCAGTCACCGACGAGGACCCTTGGGATCTCAAAGACGACGGCCTGTTCACCCGGGAGTTCGGCTGGCACGCCGACCGCCTCGCGCTGCCCGACGGCGGCGAGGAAGAGGCGATGACCGACGGCGGCGAGACGGAAACGGACCAGTAG
- a CDS encoding DUF6684 family protein — protein MEIGPLDHETLLDLLVNVIPLGILVFFFAAFVLVSPFGWDPVASGLQLAIVGSMIVLLTILSYYAGRAIANAERGGEPEEPPGVLPETRD, from the coding sequence ATGGAGATCGGTCCGCTCGATCACGAGACCTTGCTCGATCTGCTGGTCAACGTCATCCCCCTGGGCATCCTCGTGTTCTTTTTCGCCGCGTTCGTGCTCGTCAGTCCGTTTGGCTGGGATCCCGTGGCTTCGGGCCTGCAACTGGCGATCGTCGGGTCGATGATCGTCCTGCTCACGATCCTTTCGTATTACGCCGGGCGGGCAATCGCGAACGCCGAGCGCGGTGGCGAACCCGAGGAACCGCCGGGCGTGCTCCCCGAAACGCGAGACTGA
- a CDS encoding DUF7541 family protein — translation MSEQVDAGGYRRASPWPVFVALGFALSELGIFVGLYPVAVGGLLLLAGSVAGILRESNYATDVWRPLAGLGAVLSVLGLAIVATQIDPTTLDILAVVADPGGIVGRGLAVVGAGVILFAVGLPGLLLE, via the coding sequence ATGAGCGAGCAAGTCGACGCCGGCGGGTACCGCCGCGCCAGCCCGTGGCCCGTCTTCGTCGCACTGGGGTTTGCCCTCTCGGAACTTGGGATCTTCGTCGGGCTCTATCCCGTCGCCGTCGGCGGACTGTTGTTGCTTGCAGGCAGCGTGGCGGGGATTCTGCGGGAATCGAACTACGCCACCGACGTTTGGCGTCCACTCGCCGGCCTCGGTGCTGTCTTGTCCGTCCTTGGCCTCGCCATCGTCGCGACACAGATCGACCCGACGACGTTGGACATCCTCGCGGTCGTGGCTGATCCCGGCGGGATCGTCGGCCGTGGCCTCGCCGTCGTCGGTGCCGGTGTGATCCTGTTCGCAGTCGGACTCCCCGGACTGCTGCTGGAGTGA